Sequence from the Cydia fagiglandana chromosome 8, ilCydFagi1.1, whole genome shotgun sequence genome:
CACAGCCCTCTCTCCTGGAACAGAGTTGTGGTCCTCCTTCCACGCAAAATACCTCGAAGTCAGCGACGACACCAGGTTCATAGGGGAACAGCTCAGAGGATGCAGGACTCAAAGCAAGCAGCTGCGGTTCTTCAAGGGTTATAATAAGTATCTTTTGTTTATCATAAATTCATAAACCTTACTTACTTTACTAGCTCCATGTCCCAAAGTATCCAATCCATGCCCCAGTCCTAATGTCAAGATTATCGCCTCAGACATAAAAGAATGCTGCTTAGGCCTAGAGGTTACCATCATGAGGAGAGGCTaacatcttgacagatgatttaaGCAGAGTCCGTATGCGAGGGACCacgtctctcgtggctgtataagccaatacgggaCCGTCATTTGGGTCCGCGCGTGTCCATTGAATAGGGAGCCCAGTCAGCAGCAACATCTGGTGGATTTGCGATAGATATAGGTTAAGGATTTAGAATTTCTAGCGAGGTCTCTCTGTTGGGGGTAAACTATTAAAATCATTTGGTCCAATATTTTACGCAGAACAAACTGCCTGGTGGAATGCCAGATGGACCACCTGATTCGAAGTTGCGGTTGCTTGCTTCCCGTCTACTACAGGCCGCCAGGCGTTCCTCTCTGTGACGCGCCCCGCCTGCCGTGCGCCGAAATATTTTCAGGTGAATTTCCCAAACCATTTTTGTAAGTGGcagttaaataaaaaaccggtcaaggaCGAGTTCGTTTAACTCGCACTGAGGGCTCCGTATGAACTTTCAATTATCTCATGCAACAattagcctagtcggtagtgaccctgtctaCGAAGCAAGAGATCCCGGGCTCGAATCTAAGTAAGGGCATTCATTTGTGTGTTTAATCATTTATCACTTGTTcctaatatttgtgataaataaTTTAAAGGCTTACTTCGGGACTCATCGTATAGCTAGATCGGCCAGTGTAAGATTGTCCTTTAATCTGTTGATTTGTCTTTAAACTGTTCTGCAGTTTGGCAGATAAGTGCAATAATTACACTGTATTTTCTGTTTGgattaaataaatcaaaaaaaaatatttatttattatttataatacctaACTTACAGCTAAGTTCGACAAGAACACATGCGAGTGCCCAAAGTCGTGCTATTACCCATACGAGCTGGTTGAGACTGACACATACCAGACCTCTTCAACGGTGGACCCTATTGACAGtttttagtaagtacctacacctgcatatctgtacctacctacttataatgtACGCAGTGGTAATTTCCAATTCTTTCCTAAACGTTTCGCTCCTTTGAGTTTCctaaacgtcccgcttggcacactcgctgttcaaaatcccatacaaaatgcgACTTTAAGCAAAAGGGTATTACGTCACGCCACGCTATCGAATGTACGGTACCGATATCGAATCGGATTGTGTGAAAATGCCTTAGGTACTTGTATTTTCCTTAGTAAATAAAACCAACTACCTAATCACACCTACACTAAAAACTTGAATAGTTTTAATTAAACCTATGAAGCTtattaaataacacttttttccttGAACGCAGCTATGGCCAAAATCTGAGCGGTGTCACCATAGTACGCGTGTTTCTCAAGAGCCACCAGACCATCACGTTATTACGCAAGCCTATCTACAACTTCTGTGATCTCTTCTGTAAGTAACTTGCTAAACCTGAGCGGCGTCAGCGTGGTGCGCGTGTTCCTCAAGAGCCACCAGACCACCACGTTATACCGCAGGCCTATCTACAAATTCTATGATCTTTTCTGTAATTAACTTGCTAAACCTGAGCGGCGTCACCGTGGTGCACGTGTTTCTCAAGAGCCACCAGACCACCACATTATACAGCAAGCCTATCTACAACGTCTGTGATCTCTTCTGTAACTTGCTAAACCTGAGCGGCGTCACCGTGGTGTTCGTGTTTCTCAAGAGCCACCAGACCACCACGTTATACAGCAAGCTTATCTACAACTTCTGTGCTCTCTTCTGTAACTTGCTAAACCTGAGCGGCGTCACCGTGGTGCGCCTGTTTCTCAAGAGCCAGCAGACCACCACGTTATACAGCAAGCCTATCTACAAATTCTGCGATCTCTTTTGTAAGTAACTTGCTAAACCGGAGCGGCGTTCCCGTGATGTTCGTGTTTCTCAAGAGCCACCAGACCACCACGTTATACAGCAAGCCTATCTACAACTTCTGTGATCTCTTCTGTAAGTAACTTGCTAAACCTGAGCGGCGTCACCGTGGTGTTCGTGTTTCTCAAGAGCCACCAGACCACCACGTTATACAGCAAGCCTATCTACAACTTCTGTAAGTAACTTGCTAAGGCTGCCTTTCAACTGAGGTGGGGATGAGCAGAGATGAGAGGAGCAATGACATCGACCAGATCTCTCCTCCGCTCCGCTCGATTACAACTAATGATATTGGTTGTAATAATTAAAAGTTCCTACCTACTAAATCGCCATGCTCTACCCAAAAAAAATACCAACTTGACAGGTGGTTTAGTGCAAGTAGTACGACCGATCTGAATTTGGTTAAAAGGCGAGTGAAGtgaaattgtaattaaatagcTAAACatagggtaaaggcaccagtgcTCAGCCATGCACCAGTACTCAGCTTTTCTTGCCTATTTTTGGCTGTAAATTTATATCAAAGTTTTTCTATAATTCTAATTTTCATGTCAAAAATAGGTAATATTATAGATTGATAAACTGTTAATTGACAAATACCTTAATTATTAAATGAATACTCTACGATGATccacaaaaaaaattcaaagtaGCGGTGTCTTCTGACATGAAAGGTTATGAAATATGCGCCATTTTTTTTGGAATGTATGGTATTTTGATAAGACGTTAGAAGCCgaattgtgatttatttttaaaagaatatGACTACTTCACCTAATTAATACCCAAACTAtctgaaaaacgtaaaaaaataatattaatccGTATGGAAGTAACATCTTTATGGCGGCTGACTATTGGAAActacttttttgtacaaaatccaatagtcagcctcccctggctgactactgggtttgaaacaataattttaaaaaggtcGTAAACCCAGAAGTCAGCCGGGGGAGGCTGACCATAGGATTTAAGATTTGTTTTTTCAAATGAAGTGTTAGTCGTTAAATCAAGcccatttcaaaaaaaaattaagttatggCAAGTTATCAGAGTGACATCAATTTTTAACTTCGAATTAGCTCTAGGTACAATATTTTCTAAAAcgttattttaaatatcttttaaTAACTGTGGAATGCGTAATAACGCAGTATAGCTCTGATCTATTATTCACTTACTTGATCTAGGTGCTAGCTTCGGGCGTCGAAAGCAAACAAGCAGCATGTTTTGTAGCTTTATTCTGGAGCACACACATGCATAAGCGAAAGCACAGAATAGATATTTACAGAAGGAGAAATGGTAAAGCGATAGGCACTTAAAAACTATAAGGCGCGAGCTAAATGCAATGAAATGCAATTGTAGTGCAAATGCGCGGCGCAGCGACATGCACTTCGCGTCAAAGCGGCTGATGGACTGACTAGAGTGGCCTGCGAGAGACTGCGCGGGCGCAGGGCGACCGGCCGAGAACCGGTACGGCCGTGACGTATGCAGTCGCTGCGCGCTAAACTATCTACTAATAACAAGGGATCTGTTTGTCCGCTTCAACATACAAAATATGTAACATTAACATTTGATATTCGattttattgtacatagttcattgtttatattaattcatttatttcaatagGTTAAATCAATTTATGTAAATAGGTTAAAAGGTAAAATTCATGAAatactaattaacaattaaaattactgtaaataattattaactgaattagaatataaaataaattcattgTATATAACATTAAATGATTTGGAATAAATAATTGCAttggaaataaataataaaattaatttaattcaatcaaaagataaaattgtaaaaagataaaaattgtaaaaacataaaactgtaaaatgtaaaagtgtacaaacataaaatcaataaatacataaaacatCCGGCTTGACGCCCACATCACCCCCCTCCAGAGACCGGCTAAGGGCGATAATAGTCAGGAAAATGAACTACGCGACCTGAACGCGTACATTTGACGACATTTCCCTCACTCAAAGCTGAACCGGTGGTGGTCGTTGTGTGGGAGCTGTTATGTGTTTGTGTTTTATGTGTAATGTGATTGGCATGTGTGTCGTGAAGTATGTAGGCTGGCTTAATCCGGTCTACAGATACTGTCACAGACTTACCATTTATGAGCAAAGTGAACACCTTTGGACCTCTCTGAAGAACCTTATAGGGGCCCGTGTACGCTGGTTTCAACGACTTGCATAGAGTATCGTCTCTTAGAAACACATGTGAAGACGTTGCTAGGtcgttaaaaataaatgtacgACGCTGACCCACGTGACGGGAAGCTGGTGTCGGGCGCAAGTTCTTCGTGAACGTGCGAAGCCGAGACAAGTAGTCCGTCACATCAGGAAATGGATCAGCACCTGGGTTGAAAAACTCACCAGGCATTCTCAGGGGCTGTCCGTAGACGAGCTCCGCAGAAGAGGCTTGGAGGTCTTCCTTGAAGGCGTTCCTTACGCCTAACAACACCAGTGGGAGCGATTCAACCCAGGTGGTGCTGGCGTGACACGTAATGGCGGCCTTCAGCTGGCGGTGGAACCGCTCCACCATGCCATTACACGCAGGATGATAAGCGGTGGTACGCTTGTGTACAAACCCTGTCAGTTCAGAGAGCTTCTTAAAAAGTGCAGACTCGAACTGGCGTCCTCTGTCAGTGACGACATCCACCGGGCACCCGAAGCGAGCTATCCAGCCATGCAGCAGTGCCTGCGCGACGGTATCGGCGGTCATGTCCTGTATCGGGATTGCCTCAGGCCACCTCGTAAAACGGTCAATGGCGGTGAGGCAGTACTTAAAACCCTGACAAAGTGGAAGCGGTCCGATCAGGTCGATATGAATATTCAGGAACCTGCCCTTGGGGACGTCAAATGATGACAGTGGTGTGGAAACGTGTCGAGTGACCTTCGAACGCTGGCAAGCCAGACAGTTCCGAGTCCATTCACGACAGTCTCTCCTGACCCCGGGCCAGACATACCTGTCAGCCACGAGCTTCGCAGATGCATTTGCTCCTGGGTGACTAAATGAATGCAGACTTTCAAAGACCTGACGTCTTAACTCTGCTGGAACGTACGGCCTAGCAGTTGAGGAACTCCCGCTTTCATCGCAGTACAGCTCAGCATCTGTCCCAGGCACTTGGACTTTCGTCAGGTGCAACGAGTTATCACCACCCAGCAGCTGCTCCAACTCCGGGTCGTTGCCTTGGGCTGCGGCTAGCCTGTCCACATCCACTGGTGGCGTGATCTCCTCGACCCTAGAGAGAGTATCTGCTACGACGTTGTCCTTACCTGAGATGTGCCTGATGTCTGTGCTGAACTGCGATATGAAGTCCAGGTGACGGAATTGCCTGGGCGAGCAATTCTCCTTGCGAGAATGGAACGCAAAGCATAACGGCTTATGGTCTGTGTAGATGGTGAAGTCGCGGGCTTCGACCATGTGCCGGAAATACTTTATCGCCTCATAAATCGCAAGGAGTTCGCGATCGTAAGGCGAGTACTTCTGCTGGGCAGGACTCAGCTTGCGCGAGAAAAAGGCTAGCGGTTCCCAGCCCTTCTCCTCGTTGAACTGCTGTACAACTGCACCCATAGCCACATCGGATGCATCTGTAACTATGCAGAGCTTCGCCTGTGCATCTGGATGAGCCAAAAGGGCAGCCTGGCTCAAGTCCTGCTTACAGCGATCAAATGCTTCCTGCTCTGCCGACGTAAAATGGACTGGGTGTGAAGCTTTCACCGAACCCGCCAAGAGAGCGTTCAGAGGAGCTTGATTCTGGGCAGCACCGGGTACGAACCTGCGATAAAAGTTCAACATACCCAGAAAACGCCTGAGCTCCCGCACGTTCTTGGGCGGTGGGAAGTCCTTGATTGCGTCGACCTTGGCAGGGAGGGGCTTGGTGCCCTCAGCAGAGATACGGTAACCCAAGAATGTCACCTCTGCAGCCCCGAAGACGCACTTGGCAGTGTTTATCACCATGCCGTAGTCCTGCAACCTGGTGAACAGCTGACGAAGATGGGCTTCATGGGTCTTCTCGTCCTTCGAGAAGACTAAGAAGTCGTCCAGATAGCTGTAACAGAAGTCCAGTCCCCGCAGCATCTCATCCACGAAACGCTGAAACGTCTGTCCGGCATTTCGAAGCCCGAACGTCATGAACGGGAATTCGAAAAGACCGAACGGCGTTGTTATGGCGGTTTTCGGGATGTCCTCAGGGTTGACGGGGATCTGGTTATAGGCCTTGACAAGATCAATGGTTGAAAACACGCGGCAGCCTGTGATACTCTGCGTAAAATCCTGAATATGGCGGATAGGATACCTATCAGGTACTGTCCGCGCGTTGAGCATCCTGTAATCGCCACAGGGTCTCCAACCATTGTCCTTTTTAGGGGCTAAATGCAGGGGAGAAGCCCAAGGGGACTCGGAGGGTCTGGCTATGCCACTAGCGAGCATAGAAGAAAACTCCTCCTTGGCAATCTTCAATTTGTCAGGAGCTAACCTACGAGGTGCACTGTACACTGGGGGTCCAGGTGTAGTCCGGATATGGTGTAGTGTATTGTGTTTGATTGTGCGATGTATGCCAGATGGGCGTGTGATGTCGGGATATTCCCGTAGTATTGCGTGGTAAACAGACTCACCAGTTACAACTTTGATTGAGGCAATGTCGTCAGACGATCGGGCAGGCAAACCCGCGGTCGAAAGTAGTGTATTGCCATCCATGAGTCGATGTTCCCTGCAATTGACAATAAGATTGTAGTGAATTAAAAAATCTACACCTATTATCGCCCTTGTTACATCGGCAACAACAAACCGCCAGACAAAGTCGCGGCGCAAACCTATGCTAAGGACTAGATGCACGTAACCGTACGTGTTTATCACTGTGCCGTTAGCGGCGCACAAGTTATAGCTAGTCGGCGGCCTGCGTTCTTTTAAAACACTACGCGGAAAAACACATAAATCACTACCTGTGTCCACGAGGAATGTGATTTTTGACCTGGAGTCCATGATGAATAAGCGACCTTTGCTAGGGCAGCCGCTCGCCGCCATCACCGACTGCCCGATGCATTTCCCGACTGGTAATCACAAGGCTTGATGCACCTCTTAGCCTGCTCTCCGAACTTGTGATGGTACCAGCAGGTGGGGAACTTCCGGTAGTTGGAGTTGGACCTCTTGGACGCTGAACGCTGCCTGGTGTGACTCGACGATCTTCCTCTGGGCCGGGACATCCGACCGACCTTAGCATCCAGCGCCTGCATCCGCCTGCTCAGTTCCGCAATCTGCAGCATCAGGGGTTCCGACGACGCGGAGGGTAGCGCTGCTGCTGCCACCTGCGGGGCGGGCGTGACGACGTCATGGAGGCGATCGGCGAGCTCCGCCAAGTCCTCCAGAGATGATTTAAGTTGCGACGCGACAATATCCTGCGTCCGTTTAGGTAGCCGGTTGACCCAGATGGACCGCAGGAAGTCCTCGGGTAGCCCAGGCCCTGCCAGGTTCTGAAGGTGCCGAAGAAACTGTGAAGGCTTCCTGTCTCCTAACTCCTCCAGGTTCAGGACCTGCTGTACCTTCCTCTCCCGCGATGCAGAAAGGCGTTTAATCAGCTCCGTCTTCAGTTTGCCGTACTTGTCATCCTCTGGTGGTGACGTAATAATATCTTCAACCTCCGCCGCATATTGAGGTTCAAGTTGCGCCATGGCATAATAAAATTTGGTCTCATCAGTCGTTACTCTCGATAAACGAAATTGTCCTTCCAGCTGCGCAAACCATAGCGCAGGTTTGTCAGGATAAAACGGTGGCACCTTGACGCCAACCCGAAATGACTCAGCCGTTAAGTGCTCGGCGCCATCTTGTAACGGTACTCCTTTGTTATCAGTGCCATTTTCGCCTCCCATTCTGGGGTGTTTAGCAAGGGGTCACCAATGTGGAATGCGTAATAACGCAGTATAGCTCTGATCTATTATTCACTTACTTGATCTAGGTGCTAGCTTCGGGCGTCGAAAGCAAACAAGCAGCATGTTTTGTAGCTTTATTCTGGAGCACACACATGCATAAGCGAAAGCACAGAATAGATATTTACAGAAGGAGAAATGGTAAAGCGATAGGCACTTAAAAACTATAAGGCGCGAGCTAAATGCAATGAAATGCAATTGTAGTGCAAATGCGCGGCGCAGCGACATGCACTTCGCGTCAAAGCGGCTGATGGACTGACTAGAGTGGCCTGCGAGAGACTGCGCGGGCGCAGGGCGACCGGCCGAGAACCGGTACGGCCGTGACGTATGCAGTCGCTGCGCGCTAAACTATCTACTAATAACAAGGGATCTGTTTGTCCGCTTCAACATACAAAATATGTAACATTAACATTTGATATTCGattttattgtacatagttcattgtttatattaattcatttatttcaatagGTTAAATCAATTTATGTAAATAGGTTAAAAGGTAAAATTCATGAAatactaattaacaattaaaattactgtaaataattattaactgaattagaatataaaataaattcattgTATATAACATTAAATGATTTGGAATAAATAATTGCAttggaaataaataataaaattaatttaattcaatcaaaagataaaattgtaaaaagataaaaattgtaaaaacataaaactgtaaaatgtaaaagtgtacaaacataaaatcaataaatacataaaacatCCGGCTTGACGCCCACATAACCATACATTCCAGCTCAACTTGGTGGCGTCTTCAACGTATTCTTCGGCTGCAGCATCCTCAGTATACTGGAACTGCTCCAACTAGCCTGGCACGCCAACAAGCCGAGAACAGCGCAGAACGGaacaagaaagaagaagaagttctTCAGTATCTGCTGTAAGACGAGGGTCAAGGGGGTGGGAAAGAGAAAGGTTAATAAGGTTACGTTTTTGAAGAAATCtaataaagtgttttatacgTACGCAGAATAAAGTTGCATGGTTCTATTAAAAGATTggcatttaaaaatataaatctaaAATACAAAGAGTAGACTTGTGGTTTTTCATTTATCAGATACACTTAAGGAGCTCGGTTCAGATCAGATCtaacaacttgttacggttttgatattattttgacACGACCTTGAAGATAGCTCACGCTGAATGGATCTAAATTAGATCGCGCAGACGTGCGTGAGCGCATCTCACTCTCACGACTGCGCGCATCACCTTCTGGTGATGTCGTATTAAACATCATCTCTCATCAATATCGTATTAAATAGAATTAAAAATCACATTAAATTGTtttctgcaaataaatatatgattatgattatacctatgtataagAAGCGACCTCAAAGTCAAAGATATCGTCACTGACGAAGCGCCAAAGACATGTGTgtatcattttcattttcatccaTTTTCATTTTCCAACACGGCGAAAAATTCCCTAATGTAAGTTTGAATTTGCATCCAGTAATATAAAGCGTATATTTACTCCACATTTTGTGGACTAAAAATAGATAGAAGTATCTCGCTACACTTTAGCGCagcgcaaacagtgtgaaaccTAGGAACCGTGCCGCTAGTCTATAGAGCCGATAGACACGGCAAATCAACAATGTTCTCCTACACGGCTATTAACCATGAGTTGAACTTTGACATTTACACTAGCGAATGCGTGAACTCGATTGCATtatctctctgtcgcactaatacgTCAGTGCAAGCGAGGTGAACTACATTCGAGTTCACACACCTGAGCGTAAACGTCAAGTGTCAACCTATGGTATATACTAGAGTTCTTTGCGTCCTGTGTTTTAAGACTTGACTTGAATTTTAGAACATTTTGTTAGCCTCAAATCTTTTGTAGAGATTTGTGTCcttattttcatacaacttcCCATTTTCCAATCCAAATTGTTATCGGAGTCTTTATTTATTCGGAGGctcgagtccttttgagttgTAAAAAGACGCAATAAATGACTCGACTCGGGACAGAGACTCGGTTTTAACTCGGTAAAAACGAGCCGAATTCTTCTGATTTATAGTTATTCAAAAAAACTCGGGTTCCTACCAACACTATAAGGTGTGTAGTCATTCTCTAAAAAAGTGTCTATTGTGGATTTTCGTACATCTGTGGACACTACACTCACGAGAGGCGCAAATTGAAACTATCTGTGGAAGCAGAGAACTACTCCACTAGATCTCGCATCGTATTGCAGTAGCTGCTATGTGCAACTTAATAATAGTCCATGAGGAAATGAAAATTAAGGGGTGGAGACTGCTTGCCACCACGCGGGTCGTAGGTAGGTTAGTAACCTCGTATCGTAAGACCCAGCATAtaaagttttcatatttttctaACTAAACTCGAACGAATTTACgaagtttgttttaaaaaacaatgaaacaaaagaaatgctatttTACTTGGTTCATGAAAGGTTCAAATAGATTGCACGAATATGTACATCGTAATATACATTTAGTCTCAGGAGGttacaaaagaaaaatacaattttagtacaataaaaaaaacaaacaaaaacatgtctgattttcatttattttcagttgtatATAGTTATCCTGCATACTATAGCATAAGTATAATTTTAATGTATAATAGCTAGTGATAAAGCTGAGGGATCTGATCCTAGCAAAATTTCACATAAAAGTACGATAATATCACAGTACCTAATATCCAATTCTTTCGTCGCACGTATATCGCGCAGCGCGCCAATCCTATTGTTGCATTATAATATCTTTTAACTCTCAATCAATGTATTAATGAATGCTCTCTCTAGCCGCTATGAAAGATCTGTGGTGAGTAAACATCGCTCTATCCATTACCACTTTATTTGAACGCGAGTGTAATGAGTCTCCACGCATTCAATGTAATGCAACAAATGAAACCGTCGTTAAGCTGGGAATTAAATGTAAAGTGTTATTTGAGGTTTTTTGTTTCATTCTGACTAACAAACGTAAATGTATAGGTGACTAGGCAATCAGATTAGGTACCGTAAATCCAACCATCTATGGTCCAAAAGCTCACAACTATGGTCTAAAATTAACTCGAATATAAATGCGAATAAACTCGGACAGCACCAAAAAGACATTGGGAAATATGATTAATTACGtcatatagagttagaccaagaaaatgaCTTTCTGCAATGATTtagacagcacacgcagtgtgagtgttatttatttatacaacataagttcatagaagtttgacgtttaaaataacacttgcactgcttatGCTATCAAAACCgatgcagaattttcttggtctgactctgtGTGGACCATAGTTGTAGTAGATAGTGGACTATAGGTGAGTTTTACAGTAAATATCTTGATTTGTGTTCcgtatctatttcagtttgtaaAAGCTTCAGCGCATTCTCAGCCAGTGGG
This genomic interval carries:
- the LOC134667085 gene encoding uncharacterized protein LOC134667085; the protein is MFVFLKSHQTTTLYSKPIYNFCDLFSQLGGVFNVFFGCSILSILELLQLAWHANKPRTAQNGTRKKKKFFSICCKTRVKGVGKRKVNKVTFLKKSNKVFYTYAE